In Thermoanaerobaculia bacterium, the following proteins share a genomic window:
- a CDS encoding plasmid stabilization protein: MARGDKSSYTSKQKRKAEHIEEGYEKRGTGAKEAKRRAWATVNKESGGGKKSGSGRGKKTSHASSRKGGKKGGKASHKSKSSSHKKSSSSKKKSSSKKK, translated from the coding sequence ATGGCACGAGGAGACAAGTCCAGCTACACCAGCAAGCAGAAGAGGAAAGCCGAGCACATCGAGGAAGGCTACGAGAAGCGCGGGACCGGCGCGAAGGAAGCGAAGCGTCGCGCCTGGGCGACCGTCAACAAGGAAAGCGGCGGCGGAAAGAAGAGCGGCTCCGGACGCGGAAAGAAGACGAGCCACGCGAGCTCGCGCAAGGGCGGGAAGAAGGGCGGCAAGGCGAGCCACAAGAGCAAGAGCTCGTCGCACAAGAAGTCGTCGTCCTCGAAAAAGAAGTCCTCTTCGAAGAAAAAGTAG